Proteins found in one Tamandua tetradactyla isolate mTamTet1 chromosome 1, mTamTet1.pri, whole genome shotgun sequence genomic segment:
- the LOC143687551 gene encoding olfactory receptor 6V1-like: MNNYSVVSDFVLLGFSHLHEFQILLFAFILLIYMVTMLGNLTIITITCLDFRLHSPMYFFLCNFSLMEMLVTSTVVPRMLADLLSTHKTMSLAECLTQSFFYFSLGSTTFLILTVMAFDRYVAICCPLHYPTIMNGPVCVKLVVACWVIGFLSITSPTLQKTRLWFCGPNVIDHYFCDSAPLLKLSCSDTHHIERMDFFFSLLFVLTTMLLIMVSYVLIVAAVLRIPSSSGRKKAFSTCVSHLTVVVLGYGSAIFIYVRPGKGHSTHLNKMVALMTAVVTPFLNPFIFTFRNEKVKEVIKDFTKKIFLGDPAAHK, encoded by the coding sequence ATGAATAACTACAGTGTTGTCAGTGATTTTGTGCTCCTGGGATTTTCTCATCTCCATGAGTTTCAGATCCTCCTGTTTGCTTTCATCCTACTGATATACATGGTGACAATGCTGGGGAACTTGACCATTATCACCATCACATGTCTTGACTTTCGTCTCCACtctcccatgtacttcttcctctgcAACTTCTCCCTCATGGAGATGTTGGTCACCTCTACCGTGGTTCCCAGGATGCTGGCAGACCTGCTTTCCACGCACAAGACTATGTCTCTGGCTGAATGCCTGACCCAGTCTTTCTTTTACTTCTCCCTGGGCTCCACCACCTTTCTGATCCTCACAGTCATGGCCTTTGATCGCTATGTGGCTATCTGCTGCCCTCTGCACTACCCAACCATCATGAACGGTCCAGTTTGTGTGAAGCTGGTGGTAGCTTGCTGGGTGATTGGGTTCCTCTCCATCACTTCTCCAACTTTGCAGAAAACACGGCTTTGGTTCTGTGGCCCCAATGTCATTGACCACTATTTCTGTGACTCTGCCCCACTCCTCAAGCTTTCCTGTTCAGATACCCACCACATTGAGCGcatggacttttttttctccttgctcTTTGTGCTGACCACCATGCTGCTTATCATGGTCTCCTATGTCCTCATTGTGGCCGCAGTGCTACGTATCCCCTCCTCCTCTGGGCGCAAGaaggccttctccacctgtgtCTCCCACCTCACTGTGGTGGTACTGGGATATGGCAGTGCAATTTTCATCTATGTGAGGCCAGGCAAAGGTCATTCCACACACCTTAACAAGATGGTGGCCTTGATGACTGCCGTGGTGACCCCTTTTCTTAACCCCTTCATTTTTACCTTTCGGAATGAGAAGGTCAAGGAGGTCATTAAGGATTTTACCAAAAAGATTTTCCTTGGAGACCCAGCAGCCCACAAATGA